The proteins below come from a single Excalfactoria chinensis isolate bCotChi1 chromosome 7, bCotChi1.hap2, whole genome shotgun sequence genomic window:
- the WIPF1 gene encoding WAS/WASL-interacting protein family member 1, which translates to MPVPPPPAPPPPPTLALANTEKPTLSRSEQAGRNALLSDITKGKKLKKTVTNDRSAPILDKPKGSSGSGGGFGGGGGGSGGGFGAGSGGGGFSGGGPPGLGGLFQAGMPKLRSAASRDADAGASRPPALPPGARSAAAKPFSAPSGLPRFPGPPLGQRSPAADPQRSRLPPPRPDVGSKPDATPPPVPSTPRPIASSLHGRGSGPVLNRQPSLGPTPPPFPGSRGAGSAGSLRQSGPGPAAPYSGRPPLPPTPGRSPVDEKPPPPPPPSGHRPPASRDMALPPPPPQNNKPPVPASPRPPLGVPAPPPPPSRPGPPPVPPGPASNDEMPRLPQRNLSLVPPAAPSSGGGRSGPLPPPPSERPPPPIRDPPSRAGPLPPPPPLSRNGSTSRALPAAPQLPSRAGLENQRGGPRPPLPPDRPGTGAPPPPPPPSSALRNGFQDSGDDEWESRFSFHPISDLPPPEPYVPVNRSYPSKLARNENRGSSGRKERGVPPLPPIPR; encoded by the exons ATGCCTGTGCCTCCCCCTCCTGCGCCACCACCGCCCCCAACACTGGCCTTG gCAAATACTGAAAAACCAACTCTGAGCAGGTCAGAACAGGCAGGGCGAAATGCTCTATTGTCTGATAtcaccaaaggaaaaaagctaAAGAAGACTGTTACTAATGATAGAAGTGCTCCAATTCTAGACA AACCCAAAGGAAGCAGTGGAAGTGGCGGTGGCTTTGGAGGAGGTGGCGGTGGCAGCGGTGGGGGTTTTGGCGCTGGTAGCGGTGGTGGTGGCTTCAGTGGTGGTGGACCACCTGGTCTCGGAGGACTTTTTCAAGCAGGAATGCCAAAGCTCAGATCTGCTGCAAGTCGAGATGCTG ATGCTGGGGCATCCCGCCCACCTGCACTGCCACCTGGAGCccgctctgctgctgccaagccGTTCTCGGCACCGAGTGGCCTGCCTCGCTTCCCAGGGCCGCCACTGGGGCAGCGGAGCCCAGCTGCTGACCCTCAGAGGAGCCGCCTGCCACCACCCAGGCCTGATGTGGGCTCTAAGCCTGATGCCACACCACCACCAGTGCCCAGCACACCCCGGCCCATTGCCTCCAGTCTGCATGGAAGGGGTTCAGGACCAGTTCTCAACCGTCAGCCCAGTCTGGGGCCAACGCCACCACCGTTCCCAGGCAGCCGGGGCGCAGGGTCAGCTGGCTCCCTGCGGCAGTCTGGCCCAGGCCCAGCAGCGCCCTACTCGGGCAGACCACCACTGCCACCCACACCTGGTCGCTCACCGGTGGATGagaaaccaccaccaccaccacctccctccgGGCACCGACCACCTGCCAGCCGGGACATGGCCCTGCCACCACCGCCACCGCAGAACAACAAGCCACCTGTGCCTGCTTCACCGCGGCCACCCCTTGGTGTCCCTGCTCCACCGCCACCCCCCAGCAGGCCAGGGCCACCCCCTGTGCCCCCCGGTCCTGCCAGCAATGATGAAATGCCACGACTTCCCCAGAGGAACCTGTCCCTGGTGCCCCCTGCTGCACCCAGCTCTGGGGGTGGCCGCTCCGGCCCCCTGCCACCGCCACCCAGCGAGAGGCCCCCACCACCCATCAGGGATCCTCCCAGCCGAGCAG GCCCCctgccaccaccacctcccCTCAGCAGGAATGGAAGCACTTCAAGGGCTTTacctgctgctcctcagctgcCTTCCCGGGCTGGGCTGGAGAACCAGAGGGGTGGGCCTCGGCCACCACTTCCCCCAGACCGACCGGGAACAGGTGCACCACCACCGCCACCACCACCTTCATCAGCGCTCCGGAACGGCTTCCAGGACTCGGGTGATG ATGAGTgggaaagcagattttctttccatcctATATCTGATTTGCCACCTCCAGAGCCATATGTACCTGTGAATAGAAGTTACCCCAGTAAACTAGCAAGAAATGAAAACCGAG gAAGCTCTGGTCGAAAAGAAAGAGGTGTCCCTCCGCTTCCACCTATACCAAGGTGA